Within the Flavobacterium sp. 9R genome, the region TGTGTGATGTGCGACAGCAACGAAATAACAGCGAATGACTTAAGCTTTAATAGCATCAATTCGAATGATCTGTTCCTATCTCAAGAAAAAACATTAAAGCAGTATACAGAAGATATCATTCTCTATTTTTTGAAAAAAAACAACAATGATGTGCTCAAAACTGCAAAGAAACTTGATATTGGTAAATCGACCATATACAATCTTTTACAAACGGTTGAATTAAAAAAATGATTTTATGAAAGTAGCTTCCTTTTTATACGAGAATGAAATTTTTGTCAAAGAAATCAACGAAGAACAATTACAAGTAAAAGATGCTAATTTAGTTATTGGTTTTGGTGCCAGCGCATTAGTTTCTGATGAAAATAATTTTGCAAACATCCGAGAAAAATTCCCAAATGCCACTTTAGCAATGGCCTCATCTGCTGGGGAAATATTTGATAAAGAAGTATTTGACAATACTATTTCTCTTATTGCAATAGAATTTGCAGATACAAAAATTGCTACTTCTGAGGTAAACATAGAAGATTATAACAATAGCTTTGACGCCGGACATGCTTTAGTAACTAAGTTGCCTAAAGAGACGCTCAAATTGATTTTTGTACTTTCAGACGGTGGAAAAGTTAACGGTAGCGAACTCGTAAAAGGAATTAACGAAGCTACAGAAAGTAAAGTCTTGGTTACCGGTGGCCTTGCTGGTGATGGTGCCAAATTTGAAAAAACATTTGTGGGTCTAAATCAAGTACCTACTTCGGGGAAAGTTATAGCTATAGGTTTTTATGGAGAAAAACTTCAAGTATCCCACGGTTCGATTGGCGGCTGGGAAAGTTTTGGATTAGAACGTACAGTTACCAAATCTGATAGAAATGTTCTTTATGAAATTGACCATAAAAACGTGTTGGATTTATATAAAAAATACCTCGGAAAATATGCGGAAGAATTGCCTGGCTCCGCTTTGTTATTTCCACTTTCAATAAAACTTAATGACAAAGATGACCTAATTGTTAGAACGATTTTATCTATAGACGAACAAAACCAATCCATGACTTTTGCTGGCGACCTGCCCCTTGGTAGCAAAGTCAGATTCATGAAAGCTAACTTTGACAAACTCATAGATGCAGCAAGTGATGCCGCTAGTAACTGCATAAGTATGAATAAAAATTCTACCAAACTGGCTTTACTGATCAGCTGTGTAGGAAGAAAGGTAATTTTAAGCAACCGCATAGACGAAGAGGTAGAGGCTGTTTCTGATATATTAAGCAATACCACTTTGCTAACTGGATTTTACTCCTATGGTGAGATTTCTCCGCTGCGTCCTTTTTCTGGATGTGAATTGCACAATCAAACCATGACTATCACGTGTCTTAATGAACTCTAATCTATGGCAGACCTTCACAAACTTTTACAAAAGCAAATCAACAAACATCTCTCTGCCGACTACATGCAAGATCCGGCTGTATTAGCCTTTTTGAATGCAGTTAATGACTCTTATTCGTCTTATGAAAGAGATAAAGATTTGATGAACCATTCTTTTATAGAAAGTGAAAAAGAATACAATGAAATCAATCAAGATTTAAAAAAAGAATATGAGCTCAAACAAAAATCTATTGCTAATTTGTATGATAGTCTAGAAGCCTTAGAAGACGATTACAAAACAATAAAACCAGATGATGCCGTAGACGATATCCTATTTATTTCTAAATACTTAAACCAACAAATTGAGAAGAGAAAGAATACAGAAAAGAATCTCTTACGAAATGTAGAATTATTAAAAACACTATTAGCGAACCTTCGTTCTGGTATCTTGGTTGAAGATGAAAATAGAATAATTCTTTTTACCAATGAATTGTTTTGCAAAATGTTTGCAATTCCAGTCAGTCCAGAAGCTATGGTTGGTGTCGACTGTACTAATTCGGCAGAGCAATCCAAACATTTTTTTAAAGATCCAGAAGCATTTAGCGAGGGCATAACTCGTATTCTAACCAACAGAGAGGTCGTTACCAATGAACTTTTAGAAACAATAGATGGTCACTTTTATGAAAGAGATTATATACCCATCTATATCGCTGAAGAGTACAAAGGCCATCTCTGGAAATACACTGATGTTACCCAACGTATCCAAAATCAGATTCTATTAGAACAAAGTGAAGAACGCAGCCGAATTGTAATGAACTCCTCGTTGAATGCTATTGTTACTGTAGATGACAAAGGTAAAATTACTTTTTGGAACGATCAAGCTGAAGAAACATTTGGCTATAAACCCAATGAAGTATTAGGAAAAGTGTTTACTGAATTCATGATTCCTGCTCGAAATAAAGCACTTTGGGAACAATCCATTTATCAGTACCTAACAGAAGGGCATAACGAATTTCTAAACAAACATGTTGAACTTATTGGTGTTCATAAATCAGGAGACGAATTCTTGGCAGAAATTTCAATTATTCCTATTACCCAAAATGGAGAAACCTTTTTCTGTGCCTTCCTTCAGGATATTTCCAAAAGAAAAGAAGCCGAAAACCAACTTTCGGAAAATTTGGTTTTATTGCAAACACTTTTGGCAAACCTTCAATCGGGTATTTTGGTAGAAGATATGGATCGTAAAATTGTATTTACCAACCAACTATTTTGTGATATGCGCCACATTACTCTTTCACCAAACGAAATGATTGGAAAAGACTGTAAAGTATTAATAAACAACACAAAACTTCTTTTTAAAGATGAAGAACAATTTGTCAATCGAGTAAATGAAATCATTGCTGAAAAGAAAATTGTTATTCGAGATTTGATTGAAACCAAAGACAATCTTTTTTACGAAAGAGACTATATTCCAATTATCATCGAACAAGAATACAAAGGGCATCTTTGGAAATATACCGACGTTACGGAGCGCATCCATAACCAAATTCTTTTGGAACAAAGTGAGGAGCGCAGCAGAAACATTATGAATTCCTCATTGAATGCGATAATCACTATTGACCAAAAAGGAATCATCACTTTTTGGAATACCCAAGCCGAAATAATCTTTGGTTGGAAGAAAGAAGAAGTTTTAGGAAAAACATTAACCGAAACGATTATACCTCAACAACACCGTCAGGGGCATAATAATGGTATGAAACATTACTTAGCTACTGGCGAAGGTCCAGTATTGAATAAAAATATCGAACTCCCCGCAGTTAACCGTCAAGGTGAAGAGTTTCCAATTGAAATTGCCATTATTCCTTTACAACTAAACGGAGAATCCTTTTTTTGCTCCTTCATTCAAGACATTTCTGAACGAAAAAAAGCAGAAAACAAACTCAAAAACCAAGAAGAAAAATACCGCAATATTATTTCTAATATGAACCTTGGGCTGATTGAAGTGGATAATGATGAAATAATTCAATTTGCGAATCAGAGTTTTGCCGCAATGTCGGGTTATGACGTAGAAGATTTGTTGGGCAAAAATCCATCAGAAATATTTGTTTTTGGGGAAAATTTTGACAAGTTGCAACACAAAAAAGAATTGCGTGCTCAAGGCGTTTCGGATGTCTATCAAATTCCCATAAGAGATCGCAGAGGTGATTTAAAATGGTGGGCCATCAGTGGTGCTCCAAACTATGACAATCAAGGGAATTTGGTAGGCTCAGTAGGTATTCATCTTGACATAACCGAACAAAAACAACTCGAAATAGAACTCAACAAACAAAAACAAAAAGCAGAAGATGCCTCTAAAGCCAAAGAGGTATTCTTAGCAAACATGAGTCATGAAATCCGAACTCCTCTAAATGCAATTATTGGTTTTCTAAGAGAATTAGCAAAACAAGAACTAACAGAATTACAAAAAAAATACATTGACAATAGCACAATTGCTTCACGCCATTTATTAGCCATATTAAACAATGTTCTCGATATCTCTAAAATAGAAGCCGGCGAAATGGAACTTGAAAAAGAAGATTTCTTTTTTGCTGAATCTATAGATAAAGTTGTTAAAGTTCTACAACCATTGGCAAAACAAAAAGGATTACGACTCAATGCAAACATAGAAAAAATGACCTTTCCCGTTTTCAACGCCGATTCCCTTCGTATAGAACAAATCTTGTTCAACTTAGTTGGGAACTCAATAAAATTTACCAGCAAGGGAAAAATTGATTTAAAATGTGAAGTGCTTAT harbors:
- a CDS encoding PAS domain S-box protein, producing the protein MADLHKLLQKQINKHLSADYMQDPAVLAFLNAVNDSYSSYERDKDLMNHSFIESEKEYNEINQDLKKEYELKQKSIANLYDSLEALEDDYKTIKPDDAVDDILFISKYLNQQIEKRKNTEKNLLRNVELLKTLLANLRSGILVEDENRIILFTNELFCKMFAIPVSPEAMVGVDCTNSAEQSKHFFKDPEAFSEGITRILTNREVVTNELLETIDGHFYERDYIPIYIAEEYKGHLWKYTDVTQRIQNQILLEQSEERSRIVMNSSLNAIVTVDDKGKITFWNDQAEETFGYKPNEVLGKVFTEFMIPARNKALWEQSIYQYLTEGHNEFLNKHVELIGVHKSGDEFLAEISIIPITQNGETFFCAFLQDISKRKEAENQLSENLVLLQTLLANLQSGILVEDMDRKIVFTNQLFCDMRHITLSPNEMIGKDCKVLINNTKLLFKDEEQFVNRVNEIIAEKKIVIRDLIETKDNLFYERDYIPIIIEQEYKGHLWKYTDVTERIHNQILLEQSEERSRNIMNSSLNAIITIDQKGIITFWNTQAEIIFGWKKEEVLGKTLTETIIPQQHRQGHNNGMKHYLATGEGPVLNKNIELPAVNRQGEEFPIEIAIIPLQLNGESFFCSFIQDISERKKAENKLKNQEEKYRNIISNMNLGLIEVDNDEIIQFANQSFAAMSGYDVEDLLGKNPSEIFVFGENFDKLQHKKELRAQGVSDVYQIPIRDRRGDLKWWAISGAPNYDNQGNLVGSVGIHLDITEQKQLEIELNKQKQKAEDASKAKEVFLANMSHEIRTPLNAIIGFLRELAKQELTELQKKYIDNSTIASRHLLAILNNVLDISKIEAGEMELEKEDFFFAESIDKVVKVLQPLAKQKGLRLNANIEKMTFPVFNADSLRIEQILFNLVGNSIKFTSKGKIDLKCEVLIDRPTIQKILIKITDTGIGMDKSYVETIFKKFSQEDKAVTRKFGGTGLGMAITKELIALMHGEITIESEKGKGTTFNIILPLEKGNPEKIKEYKTELDVNISGLSILLVEDNKMNRMVLQNSMQYFNCKVTEAENGIEALELLKKNTYDIILMDIQMPEMDGIEATKIIRNEFKLNTPIIALTANAFKTEIDNCKKAGMDDYVTKPFDEFLLIETIAKLTVNPTKNNLNYSTETTEEIIYNLSILRNLSRGNIDFVQKMIRIFIEQTSKILEDIEVAIDEENYNEVSRLIHKIKPSVESLGISRILPEMINFESTVKIETNKEKIKASFYTIKSTLTLAIAQLKSNELKE
- a CDS encoding FIST signal transduction protein: MKVASFLYENEIFVKEINEEQLQVKDANLVIGFGASALVSDENNFANIREKFPNATLAMASSAGEIFDKEVFDNTISLIAIEFADTKIATSEVNIEDYNNSFDAGHALVTKLPKETLKLIFVLSDGGKVNGSELVKGINEATESKVLVTGGLAGDGAKFEKTFVGLNQVPTSGKVIAIGFYGEKLQVSHGSIGGWESFGLERTVTKSDRNVLYEIDHKNVLDLYKKYLGKYAEELPGSALLFPLSIKLNDKDDLIVRTILSIDEQNQSMTFAGDLPLGSKVRFMKANFDKLIDAASDAASNCISMNKNSTKLALLISCVGRKVILSNRIDEEVEAVSDILSNTTLLTGFYSYGEISPLRPFSGCELHNQTMTITCLNEL